Proteins co-encoded in one Cricetulus griseus strain 17A/GY chromosome 1 unlocalized genomic scaffold, alternate assembly CriGri-PICRH-1.0 chr1_1, whole genome shotgun sequence genomic window:
- the Fgfr3 gene encoding fibroblast growth factor receptor 3 isoform X1 yields MVVPACVLAFCFAVLAGATSEPPGPEQRVVRRPAEVPGSEPSQQEQVAFGSGDTVELSCHPPGGAPTGPTVWAKDGTGLVASHRILVGPQRLQVLNASHEDAGVYSCQQRLTQRVLCHFNVRVTDAPSSGDDEDGEDVAEDTGAPYWTRPERMDKKLLAVPAANTVRFRCPAAGNPTPSISWLKNGKEFRGEHRIGGIKLRHQQWSLVMESVVPSDRGNYTCVVENKFGSIRQTYTLDVLERSPHRPILQAGLPANQTAVLGSDVEFHCKVYSDAQPHIQWLKHVEVNGSKVGPDGTPYVTVLKSWISENVEADARLRLANVSERDGGEYLCRATNFIGVAEKAFWLRVHGPQAAEEELMEVDEAGSVYAGILSYGVGFFLFILVVAAVTLCRLRSPPKKGLGSPTVHKVSRFPLKRQQVSLESNSSMNSNTPLVRIARLSSGEGPVLANVSELELPADPKWELSRTRLTLGKPLGEGCFGQVVMAEAIGIDKDRTAKPVTVAVKMLKDDATDKDLSDLVSEMEMMKMIGKHKNIINLLGACTQGGPLYVLVEYAAKGNLREFLRARRPPGMDYSFDACRLPEEQLTCKDLVSCAYQVARGMEYLASQKCIHRDLAARNVLVTEDNVMKIADFGLARDVHNLDYYKKTTNGRLPVKWMAPEALFDRVYTHQSDVWSFGVLLWEIFTLGGSPYPGIPVEELFKLLKEGHRMDKPANCTHDLYMIMRECWHAVPSQRPTFKQLVEDLDRILTVTSTDEYLDLSVPFEQYSPGGQDTPSSSSSGDDSVFTHDLLPSGPPTNGGPRT; encoded by the exons ATGGTAGTCCCAGCCTGCGTGCTAGCGTTCTGCTTTGCGGTATTGGCCGGAGCTACCTCTGAACCACCCGGCCCAGAGCAGCGAGTTGTGCGGAGACCCGCAG AGGTCCCAGGGTCTGAGCCTAGCCAGCAGGAGCAGGTGGCCTTTGGCAGTGGGGACACCGTGGAGCTAAGCTGCCATCCGCCTGGAGGTGCCCCCACAGGTCCCACTGTCTGGGCTAAGGATGGCACAGGGCTGGTGGCTTCCCACCGCATCTTGGTGGGGCCCCAGAGGCTCCAAGTGCTGAATGCCTCCCATGAGGATGCGGGGGTCTACAGCTGCCAGCAGCGGCTCACTCAGCGTGTGTTGTGCCACTTCAATGTGCGTGTGACAG ATGCTCCATCTTCAGGAGACGACGAAGATGGGGAGGACGTGGCTGAAGATACAG GGGCCCCTTATTGGACTCGACCAGAGCGTATGGATAAGAAACTGCTGGCTGTGCCAGCAGCAAACACTGTACGTTTCCGCTGCCCAGCTGCTGGCAATCCTACCCCCTCCATCTCCTGGCTGAAGAATGGCAAAGAATTCCGAGGGGAGCATCGCATAGGGGGCATCAAG CTTCGGCACCAGCAGTGGAGTCTGGTCATGGAGAGTGTGGTACCCTCTGATCGTGGCAACTATACCTGTGTGGTAGAGAACAAGTTTGGCAGCATCCGGCAGACGTACACTCTGGATGTGCTAG AGCGTTCCCCACACCGGCCCATCCTGCAGGCTGGGCTGCCAGCCAACCAGACAGCAGTTCTGGGCAGTGACGTGGAGTTCCACTGCAAGGTGTACAGCGATGCACAGCCACACATCCAGTGGCTGAAGCATGTGGAAGTGAATGGCAGCAAAGTGGGCCCAGACGGCACACCCTATGTCACTGTACTCAAG TCCTGGATCAGTGAGAATGTGGAGGCAGACGCACGCCTCCGCCTGGCCAATGTGTCGGAGCGGGACGGGGGCGAGTACCTCTGTCGAGCCACCAATTTCATAGGCGTGGCTGAGAAGGCCTTTTGGCTGCGTGTTCACGGGCCTCAAGCAG CTGAGGAGGAGCTGATGGAAGTCGATGAAGCTGGCAGCGTGTATGCAGGCATCCTCAGCTACGGGGTGGgattcttcctcttcatcctggTGGTGGCAGCTGTGACGCTCTGTCGCCTTCGAAGTCCCCCAAAGAAGGGCCTGGGCTCACCCACTGTGCACAAGGTCTCTCGCTTCCCGCTTAAGCGACAG CAGGTATCCTTGGAGTCCAACTCCTCTATGAACTCCAACACACCCCTTGTCCGCATTGCCCGGCTGTCCTCCGGAGAAGGTCCTGTTCTGGCTAATGTTTCTGAACTTGAGCTGCCTGCTGACCCCAAGTGGGAGCTATCCAGGACCCG GCTGACACTCGGTAAGCCCCTTGGAGAAGGCTGCTTTGGCCAGGTTGTCATGGCAGAAGCTATTGGCATTGACAAGGACCGAACTGCCAAGCCTGTTACGGTGGCTGTGAAGATGCTGAAAG ATGATGCCACTGACAAGGACCTGTCGGACCTGGTGTCTGAGATGGAGATGATGAAAATGATTGGCAAACACAAGAACATCATCAACCTGCTGGGGGCCTGCACACAGGGTG GGCCCCTGTATGTGCTGGTGGAGTATGCAGCCAAGGGCAACCTACGAGAGTTCCTGCGGGCACGACGGCCTCCAGGCATGGACTACTCCTTTGATGCCTGCAGGCTGCCAGAAGAACAGCTTACTTGCAAGGATCTTGTGTCTTGTGCCTACCAGGTGGCCCGGGGCATGGAATACCTGGCTTCCCAGAAG TGCATTCACAGAGACTTGGCTGCCAGAAACGTGCTGGTGACTGAGGATAATGTGATGAAGATTGCAGACTTTGGCCTGGCCCGTGACGTGCATAATCTAGACTACTACAAGAAGACCACAAAT GGCCGGCTACCAGTGAAGTGGATGGCACCAGAGGCCCTGTTTGACCGAGTCTACACCCACCAGAGTGATGT CTGGTCCTTTGGGGTCCTTCTCTGGGAGATCTTCACACTGGGGGGCTCACCGTATCCTGGCATCCCAGTGGAAGAGCTCTTCAAGCTATTGAAAGAGGGCCACCGCATGGACAAGCCAGCCAACTGCACACATGACCT GTACATGATCATGCGGGAATGTTGGCATGCGGTACCTTCACAGAGGCCTACCTTCAAGCAGCTGGTAGAGGACTTAGACCGCATCCTTACTGTTACGTCAACTGAT GAATACCTGGACCTATCGGTGCCTTTTGAGCAGTACTCGCCAGGTGGCCAGGATACTCCTAGCTCCAGCTCTTCAGGAGACGACTCTGTGTTCACCCATGATTTGCTGCCCTCAGGTCCACCCACTAATGGGGGACCTCGGACGTGA
- the Fgfr3 gene encoding fibroblast growth factor receptor 3 isoform X3: MVVPACVLAFCFAVLAGATSEPPGPEQRVVRRPAEVPGSEPSQQEQVAFGSGDTVELSCHPPGGAPTGPTVWAKDGTGLVASHRILVGPQRLQVLNASHEDAGVYSCQQRLTQRVLCHFNVRVTDAPSSGDDEDGEDVAEDTGAPYWTRPERMDKKLLAVPAANTVRFRCPAAGNPTPSISWLKNGKEFRGEHRIGGIKLRHQQWSLVMESVVPSDRGNYTCVVENKFGSIRQTYTLDVLERSPHRPILQAGLPANQTAVLGSDVEFHCKVYSDAQPHIQWLKHVEVNGSKVGPDGTPYVTVLKTAGANTTDKELEVLSLHNVTFEDAGEYTCLAGNSIGFSHHSAWLVVLPAEEELMEVDEAGSVYAGILSYGVGFFLFILVVAAVTLCRLRSPPKKGLGSPTVHKVSRFPLKRQQVSLESNSSMNSNTPLVRIARLSSGEGPVLANVSELELPADPKWELSRTRLTLGKPLGEGCFGQVVMAEAIGIDKDRTAKPVTVAVKMLKDDATDKDLSDLVSEMEMMKMIGKHKNIINLLGACTQGGPLYVLVEYAAKGNLREFLRARRPPGMDYSFDACRLPEEQLTCKDLVSCAYQVARGMEYLASQKCIHRDLAARNVLVTEDNVMKIADFGLARDVHNLDYYKKTTNGRLPVKWMAPEALFDRVYTHQSDVWSFGVLLWEIFTLGGSPYPGIPVEELFKLLKEGHRMDKPANCTHDLYMIMRECWHAVPSQRPTFKQLVEDLDRILTVTSTDEYLDLSVPFEQYSPGGQDTPSSSSSGDDSVFTHDLLPSGPPTNGGPRT; encoded by the exons ATGGTAGTCCCAGCCTGCGTGCTAGCGTTCTGCTTTGCGGTATTGGCCGGAGCTACCTCTGAACCACCCGGCCCAGAGCAGCGAGTTGTGCGGAGACCCGCAG AGGTCCCAGGGTCTGAGCCTAGCCAGCAGGAGCAGGTGGCCTTTGGCAGTGGGGACACCGTGGAGCTAAGCTGCCATCCGCCTGGAGGTGCCCCCACAGGTCCCACTGTCTGGGCTAAGGATGGCACAGGGCTGGTGGCTTCCCACCGCATCTTGGTGGGGCCCCAGAGGCTCCAAGTGCTGAATGCCTCCCATGAGGATGCGGGGGTCTACAGCTGCCAGCAGCGGCTCACTCAGCGTGTGTTGTGCCACTTCAATGTGCGTGTGACAG ATGCTCCATCTTCAGGAGACGACGAAGATGGGGAGGACGTGGCTGAAGATACAG GGGCCCCTTATTGGACTCGACCAGAGCGTATGGATAAGAAACTGCTGGCTGTGCCAGCAGCAAACACTGTACGTTTCCGCTGCCCAGCTGCTGGCAATCCTACCCCCTCCATCTCCTGGCTGAAGAATGGCAAAGAATTCCGAGGGGAGCATCGCATAGGGGGCATCAAG CTTCGGCACCAGCAGTGGAGTCTGGTCATGGAGAGTGTGGTACCCTCTGATCGTGGCAACTATACCTGTGTGGTAGAGAACAAGTTTGGCAGCATCCGGCAGACGTACACTCTGGATGTGCTAG AGCGTTCCCCACACCGGCCCATCCTGCAGGCTGGGCTGCCAGCCAACCAGACAGCAGTTCTGGGCAGTGACGTGGAGTTCCACTGCAAGGTGTACAGCGATGCACAGCCACACATCCAGTGGCTGAAGCATGTGGAAGTGAATGGCAGCAAAGTGGGCCCAGACGGCACACCCTATGTCACTGTACTCAAG ACAGCAGGCGCTAACACTACGGACAAGGAGCTAGAGGTTCTGTCCTTGCACAATGTCACCTTTGAGGACGCGGGGGAGTATACCTGCCTGGCAGGCAATTCTATCGGGTTTTCCCATCACTCTGCGTGGCTGGTGGTGCTGCCAG CTGAGGAGGAGCTGATGGAAGTCGATGAAGCTGGCAGCGTGTATGCAGGCATCCTCAGCTACGGGGTGGgattcttcctcttcatcctggTGGTGGCAGCTGTGACGCTCTGTCGCCTTCGAAGTCCCCCAAAGAAGGGCCTGGGCTCACCCACTGTGCACAAGGTCTCTCGCTTCCCGCTTAAGCGACAG CAGGTATCCTTGGAGTCCAACTCCTCTATGAACTCCAACACACCCCTTGTCCGCATTGCCCGGCTGTCCTCCGGAGAAGGTCCTGTTCTGGCTAATGTTTCTGAACTTGAGCTGCCTGCTGACCCCAAGTGGGAGCTATCCAGGACCCG GCTGACACTCGGTAAGCCCCTTGGAGAAGGCTGCTTTGGCCAGGTTGTCATGGCAGAAGCTATTGGCATTGACAAGGACCGAACTGCCAAGCCTGTTACGGTGGCTGTGAAGATGCTGAAAG ATGATGCCACTGACAAGGACCTGTCGGACCTGGTGTCTGAGATGGAGATGATGAAAATGATTGGCAAACACAAGAACATCATCAACCTGCTGGGGGCCTGCACACAGGGTG GGCCCCTGTATGTGCTGGTGGAGTATGCAGCCAAGGGCAACCTACGAGAGTTCCTGCGGGCACGACGGCCTCCAGGCATGGACTACTCCTTTGATGCCTGCAGGCTGCCAGAAGAACAGCTTACTTGCAAGGATCTTGTGTCTTGTGCCTACCAGGTGGCCCGGGGCATGGAATACCTGGCTTCCCAGAAG TGCATTCACAGAGACTTGGCTGCCAGAAACGTGCTGGTGACTGAGGATAATGTGATGAAGATTGCAGACTTTGGCCTGGCCCGTGACGTGCATAATCTAGACTACTACAAGAAGACCACAAAT GGCCGGCTACCAGTGAAGTGGATGGCACCAGAGGCCCTGTTTGACCGAGTCTACACCCACCAGAGTGATGT CTGGTCCTTTGGGGTCCTTCTCTGGGAGATCTTCACACTGGGGGGCTCACCGTATCCTGGCATCCCAGTGGAAGAGCTCTTCAAGCTATTGAAAGAGGGCCACCGCATGGACAAGCCAGCCAACTGCACACATGACCT GTACATGATCATGCGGGAATGTTGGCATGCGGTACCTTCACAGAGGCCTACCTTCAAGCAGCTGGTAGAGGACTTAGACCGCATCCTTACTGTTACGTCAACTGAT GAATACCTGGACCTATCGGTGCCTTTTGAGCAGTACTCGCCAGGTGGCCAGGATACTCCTAGCTCCAGCTCTTCAGGAGACGACTCTGTGTTCACCCATGATTTGCTGCCCTCAGGTCCACCCACTAATGGGGGACCTCGGACGTGA
- the Fgfr3 gene encoding fibroblast growth factor receptor 3 isoform X4: protein MVVPACVLAFCFAVLAGATSEPPGPEQRVVRRPAEVPGSEPSQQEQVAFGSGDTVELSCHPPGGAPTGPTVWAKDGTGLVASHRILVGPQRLQVLNASHEDAGVYSCQQRLTQRVLCHFNVRVTDAPSSGDDEDGEDVAEDTGAPYWTRPERMDKKLLAVPAANTVRFRCPAAGNPTPSISWLKNGKEFRGEHRIGGIKLRHQQWSLVMESVVPSDRGNYTCVVENKFGSIRQTYTLDVLERSPHRPILQAGLPANQTAVLGSDVEFHCKVYSDAQPHIQWLKHVEVNGSKVGPDGTPYVTVLKTAGANTTDKELEVLSLHNVTFEDAGEYTCLAGNSIGFSHHSAWLVVLPAEEELMEVDEAGSVYAGILSYGVGFFLFILVVAAVTLCRLRSPPKKGLGSPTVHKVSRFPLKRQVSLESNSSMNSNTPLVRIARLSSGEGPVLANVSELELPADPKWELSRTRLTLGKPLGEGCFGQVVMAEAIGIDKDRTAKPVTVAVKMLKDDATDKDLSDLVSEMEMMKMIGKHKNIINLLGACTQGGPLYVLVEYAAKGNLREFLRARRPPGMDYSFDACRLPEEQLTCKDLVSCAYQVARGMEYLASQKCIHRDLAARNVLVTEDNVMKIADFGLARDVHNLDYYKKTTNGRLPVKWMAPEALFDRVYTHQSDVWSFGVLLWEIFTLGGSPYPGIPVEELFKLLKEGHRMDKPANCTHDLYMIMRECWHAVPSQRPTFKQLVEDLDRILTVTSTDEYLDLSVPFEQYSPGGQDTPSSSSSGDDSVFTHDLLPSGPPTNGGPRT, encoded by the exons ATGGTAGTCCCAGCCTGCGTGCTAGCGTTCTGCTTTGCGGTATTGGCCGGAGCTACCTCTGAACCACCCGGCCCAGAGCAGCGAGTTGTGCGGAGACCCGCAG AGGTCCCAGGGTCTGAGCCTAGCCAGCAGGAGCAGGTGGCCTTTGGCAGTGGGGACACCGTGGAGCTAAGCTGCCATCCGCCTGGAGGTGCCCCCACAGGTCCCACTGTCTGGGCTAAGGATGGCACAGGGCTGGTGGCTTCCCACCGCATCTTGGTGGGGCCCCAGAGGCTCCAAGTGCTGAATGCCTCCCATGAGGATGCGGGGGTCTACAGCTGCCAGCAGCGGCTCACTCAGCGTGTGTTGTGCCACTTCAATGTGCGTGTGACAG ATGCTCCATCTTCAGGAGACGACGAAGATGGGGAGGACGTGGCTGAAGATACAG GGGCCCCTTATTGGACTCGACCAGAGCGTATGGATAAGAAACTGCTGGCTGTGCCAGCAGCAAACACTGTACGTTTCCGCTGCCCAGCTGCTGGCAATCCTACCCCCTCCATCTCCTGGCTGAAGAATGGCAAAGAATTCCGAGGGGAGCATCGCATAGGGGGCATCAAG CTTCGGCACCAGCAGTGGAGTCTGGTCATGGAGAGTGTGGTACCCTCTGATCGTGGCAACTATACCTGTGTGGTAGAGAACAAGTTTGGCAGCATCCGGCAGACGTACACTCTGGATGTGCTAG AGCGTTCCCCACACCGGCCCATCCTGCAGGCTGGGCTGCCAGCCAACCAGACAGCAGTTCTGGGCAGTGACGTGGAGTTCCACTGCAAGGTGTACAGCGATGCACAGCCACACATCCAGTGGCTGAAGCATGTGGAAGTGAATGGCAGCAAAGTGGGCCCAGACGGCACACCCTATGTCACTGTACTCAAG ACAGCAGGCGCTAACACTACGGACAAGGAGCTAGAGGTTCTGTCCTTGCACAATGTCACCTTTGAGGACGCGGGGGAGTATACCTGCCTGGCAGGCAATTCTATCGGGTTTTCCCATCACTCTGCGTGGCTGGTGGTGCTGCCAG CTGAGGAGGAGCTGATGGAAGTCGATGAAGCTGGCAGCGTGTATGCAGGCATCCTCAGCTACGGGGTGGgattcttcctcttcatcctggTGGTGGCAGCTGTGACGCTCTGTCGCCTTCGAAGTCCCCCAAAGAAGGGCCTGGGCTCACCCACTGTGCACAAGGTCTCTCGCTTCCCGCTTAAGCGACAG GTATCCTTGGAGTCCAACTCCTCTATGAACTCCAACACACCCCTTGTCCGCATTGCCCGGCTGTCCTCCGGAGAAGGTCCTGTTCTGGCTAATGTTTCTGAACTTGAGCTGCCTGCTGACCCCAAGTGGGAGCTATCCAGGACCCG GCTGACACTCGGTAAGCCCCTTGGAGAAGGCTGCTTTGGCCAGGTTGTCATGGCAGAAGCTATTGGCATTGACAAGGACCGAACTGCCAAGCCTGTTACGGTGGCTGTGAAGATGCTGAAAG ATGATGCCACTGACAAGGACCTGTCGGACCTGGTGTCTGAGATGGAGATGATGAAAATGATTGGCAAACACAAGAACATCATCAACCTGCTGGGGGCCTGCACACAGGGTG GGCCCCTGTATGTGCTGGTGGAGTATGCAGCCAAGGGCAACCTACGAGAGTTCCTGCGGGCACGACGGCCTCCAGGCATGGACTACTCCTTTGATGCCTGCAGGCTGCCAGAAGAACAGCTTACTTGCAAGGATCTTGTGTCTTGTGCCTACCAGGTGGCCCGGGGCATGGAATACCTGGCTTCCCAGAAG TGCATTCACAGAGACTTGGCTGCCAGAAACGTGCTGGTGACTGAGGATAATGTGATGAAGATTGCAGACTTTGGCCTGGCCCGTGACGTGCATAATCTAGACTACTACAAGAAGACCACAAAT GGCCGGCTACCAGTGAAGTGGATGGCACCAGAGGCCCTGTTTGACCGAGTCTACACCCACCAGAGTGATGT CTGGTCCTTTGGGGTCCTTCTCTGGGAGATCTTCACACTGGGGGGCTCACCGTATCCTGGCATCCCAGTGGAAGAGCTCTTCAAGCTATTGAAAGAGGGCCACCGCATGGACAAGCCAGCCAACTGCACACATGACCT GTACATGATCATGCGGGAATGTTGGCATGCGGTACCTTCACAGAGGCCTACCTTCAAGCAGCTGGTAGAGGACTTAGACCGCATCCTTACTGTTACGTCAACTGAT GAATACCTGGACCTATCGGTGCCTTTTGAGCAGTACTCGCCAGGTGGCCAGGATACTCCTAGCTCCAGCTCTTCAGGAGACGACTCTGTGTTCACCCATGATTTGCTGCCCTCAGGTCCACCCACTAATGGGGGACCTCGGACGTGA